A window of Acidobacteriota bacterium genomic DNA:
TTTTCTTAAGGTGAACCCGGAATATTTCCTTACGATCCTCGGTCTCCGGAAGATCGACGAAGTGTATATATGAGAACCTACCGATCCTGAACTGTTCGGATTCGAGTTCGCGTACGTCATTGGCGGTAGCGAATACAAGAACGTCCTTGTTGTCCTGCATCCAGTTGAGAAGATAGGAGATAGTTCGTGCTGTCTCACCGCCGTCCGTCTTGTTGGACGACTTCATTCCTGAGACCGCTTTTTCGAACTCGCTGATACCGAGAATGCCTTTGATCGTTCCGGCGATAGATAACGCCCGCTTTATCGACATCGCCGACGAACCGATGACGCCTCCGCCCTCACCCATGATCGAACCGAAGTCCAGATCAAGCAGAGCCCGATTCGTAATGCTTGAAGCGACACGTTTACAGAGATCTTTTCCGCATCCCGGAAGACCGACGAGCAGTATGCCTTTGCAGGGTTCGACGTGTCGTGCTTTTGCTCTCGGACTGAACGTGTATGCCGCGCGTTCAAGGATGGCTCGAAGCGATTGGTAGCCACCTAAGTTGCTTGCCGGTTCAGGATGCACATAGGTCAATGAGCCGCTACCGCGTATGACATTCTTCTTTTCTTCAAGAATGACATTGATCGAATCCTGATTCAGACCGTTACAACTGATGACCGCCTTTGCGACGACATTGCTGATCTCGACCGCTGTCAGACCAAGAAGAGACTGCTGCAGAGCGTCCTGGGTTTCTTTGGTTAGGCTAATATCGAGCCCGTTGGATCGTAAGTTCTCAAACTGAAGTTCTATCGAGTCTTCGATCTCGGATTCCCTCGGAAGATCGAGTTCTATCTGCGTCACTTCCTTTTCGAGTGTTTTTAGTTCGGGAAAGTTCGGTCCGACAAAGAGAACCGTGGCTTTCGTGGATTTGAGCTTCCAGGCGATCTCACGAAGTCGTCGAACGAGCAGCGGATCTTCCTGCCCATATGGGGA
This region includes:
- a CDS encoding AAA family ATPase, with the translated sequence MSELETGADSIRKFLHELDIRIRARYPLIAINTFEEDRVREALVDLVFQDRHKEKPLYFWSRPSGLQKVVDPKEGLLSSPQTIGDTEDPESLLGFISEQKTGIFLLCDYAPYISPYGQEDPLLVRRLREIAWKLKSTKATVLFVGPNFPELKTLEKEVTQIELDLPRESEIEDSIELQFENLRSNGLDISLTKETQDALQQSLLGLTAVEISNVVAKAVISCNGLNQDSINVILEEKKNVIRGSGSLTYVHPEPASNLGGYQSLRAILERAAYTFSPRAKARHVEPCKGILLVGLPGCGKDLCKRVASSITNRALLDLDFGSIMGEGGGVIGSSAMSIKRALSIAGTIKGILGISEFEKAVSGMKSSNKTDGGETARTISYLLNWMQDNKDVLVFATANDVRELESEQFRIGRFSYIHFVDLPETEDRKEIFRVHLKKRALDAEYFDLDKLVEKSKDFSGAEIEGAVQDGVLEAFIDGDRQAETRDIIKAAENITPTAQMMSEKIEEIRKWARNNIKGVGSRIEHTGLAGNRTDRIYEL